The nucleotide window AGATGAGGACCTGAACTGTTTGTTCAACTGGGCAAAGCTTTACTTCCTGCCCTGAGGCTGACTCACAGTTCTGCAATGTGTTTCATCTGAACTAGTGCTGGGAATTCCACCTCTCTCACAAATTTGACAATTAGAAACATCTCAAACAGCTTTTCGGCTTTGTTTATTTGGTCAAAAAATTGCAAAAAAGTTGGTGCTCTGTGCCTACACATTGCTTAAATTATGCATAATCTTACTCTAATTTGATTAAATAGATTTGCAAAGCATGTTATTTGTTAAATATAGTGTAAAAAAGTGCAAATTTGTACACATTTGCAGAGACTGTGTACTCCAGACAATATTACACTGCTGCATCGTTAAAAACAACTCTGAGGTCACTGATGTTCACCTCAATGCACTTTGGTCACTGTTGCACTGTGTGATTAACAGCATTCGAAAGAATAAGAACGCAAAAGCACTGACTTTAAACCAAAGCATATTGTGGCTTGAGTTCCACTGCAAGGCTCATTCACAAACATACATCACTGCTGTAATCCAGAATTAAACTGGAGTGGAAATCCAcagaaatatcttcgatttataaGACAAGTGCAGCAGACACGGAATATAGAGAAAACCATGATTGACCACCTGTTCACGTCAACCTACGAGTTGGAATTAAGACTAGAAAATTTAGGGAAATTCTTAGTCTAGATTTCACTGAACAAACTCGAGCGAGGCAGCTGCTTGGATAAACATGCCACGTATCCAAGGAAATATAGACTTAAAATCAGAATCGTTCAATTTTAATTTCAGTAGCACGAAGAGAGACTGAAAAAgatgttcactttttttttttttttattatatacatctccattttggggcggcacggtggtgtagtggttagcgctgtcgcctcacagcaagaaggtccgggttcgagccccgtggccggcgagggcctttctgtgtggagtttgcatgttctccccgtgtccgcgtgggtttcctctgggtgctccggtttcccccacagtccaaagacatgcaggttaggttaactggtgactctaaattgaccgtaggtgtgaatggttgtctgtgtctatgtgtcagccctgtgatgacctggcgacttgtccagggtgtaccccgcctttcgcccgtagtcagctgggataggctccagcttgcctgcgaccttgtagaaggataaagcggctagagataatgagatgagacatgtccattttttaaaataaaggaaATCTAGAATTCCACTGTAGATCACAATTATAAATATTGATCTGAAAGTCATTCAGGGCGGAATTTCCTAAAGTTTTCCCTAAATTTAATTAGCACAGAAATATCAGGAACTTGTTTTAACCCCCATCTCCATGATACAGATAACTAAAGCTACGCTAACAGTCCTGTTGGTAGCCATGAAATAAGTAGCGCTCTGTCACAACCTTTTATAACGATTTTTCATTCTTGAGATCCATTAGTGTGGCTTTATGAGTATAATTAGACTTCAAGGTCAAAACCACACGCTCTCATCTTTACAACTTGCTACAGGAATTTCCAGTCTTCTCCACAAAGGGCAGGTGTGGCTACAGACGTGTTTCTCAATCATGCAGGAGCCATTTAATTTCATTCACTTTTTAGTTTGGCTCCTGCTCAGCTGGAATGAAATCCTGCAGCCACACCGGCTCTTTATGGCGGGGAAGATTGGACACGCCTGACTTCCTACTACGACATAAATCTAACACGTACACAAAGCAtggattgtatttatttatttaactctcACCTCAAGGTACAATCTTCCATTGCTGGAGGTCTTAATTGCCAAATTGACCAGACCTGAAGGGAAGCGTATGAGCAGAGATTGGACGCTGGGGTCTTTGGGGTGGGGACACAGCAAGTAGGAACCAAGGACATCTTCAGCAAGCAGAGATGAACTGTTGTCACTGGAAGACCAAAACACAATTCCTTACTTATTTGCTCATCTTAATAAAAGCTAAAACTTCTAGCCCAATGTCCGACATGATGGCTCCAGGGTTCTGTGGAGATCGTAAGGGTAGAACCGACATGAACCTTTGAATTTTCACCATTGGTCTTTACACGTTGCTTTGTCGTGGTTTTTAATAGAACATCACTTTCATTCAGTTTTTGTTGAGCTTTATTTTTTTCCTTAACTTTGAGATCCCTGGTATAAGTGGAAGCACTGTGAATAACATTTTCACAATTATACATCCTGATAGTCCTGCCTTGAGAATTATTTAAATTACAGCTAGAACAgggcaaaaataaattaaaaacacacTTCACCTCGAGATGCCAGCCCAGCTCCATACAGCATGAGCCAGCGCTTCTTCGGTTTCGGCCAAGCTTGGAGCGCGCGCGCTGGATACCGGTCCACTGTCCTGTCCcttgtctgtctcacacacacgtaTGTCATGTTACAACTATACACAAATACACAAGCTCACAAAAACAGCACATGCACCACACACAGGTTAGTTTACCCATTTTAGCAACACTATACTCATCGATTGTGGCTGATTAAAAAGGAAAAAGCTATTTATCACAGCCAGAAACAGCCAAGTTGTGTGTTTAAGTGAAATTAAGTCATTGTAGACACCGGTGTGAGAAGATGCCCAGTGACACACCTCATCCTACCCCACCCAGTGAGGTCGAGCAGATATTAAAAAGGTCTGCATTACCTAAGGAACTCTTTCACTTTTGACAGTGTTTTCTGAACACTCGTCCCACCTTGTAGAGCGTTCAGGCGTTCCTGTAGGTGCCGCTGTTTTACAGGAGTGTAGGTGAAGGAACGGTAAGCCCCCGAGCGCAGCACTTTGTCCCTTATGGCCTGCTTACGTACAAGCGTAGGGGAAGTCACGATGGCATCCTCTGCACTGCTAGCAGACTCTTTTCTGGGCTTCAAGGAGACCTGATGACATCAAACAGGAATCAAGACAagtggaggaaaaaaaattaaataaataaaaagctgaaATGTTAGAGTGCATCTTTTGGTCATGAATAAAATATGTCTTCTTCCACccctccatctcacctcagatgtCTTGACCGGCAGCAGACCCTGAGTCGGCGCCCTGCGAAAGGACACCAGGGCGCTGACACTGAGCGGGAAGCCGTGGTTCAGCAGGGACGGGGTACGAGCTGGCTTCTTCCCAGATGATTTGTCAGCCTCAGCCTCATCTGGATGTTTCTCCAGATAACACAGCTGGAAGGAGCGGCACAGCAGCAGGTTCAGGAACTGGGCCTTAAACACAATCACACACAAAGTACCATGAGCTCATATGATAAACAGGAGAAGGTGTGGACATGGCAGCCTGGTCATGTGAAGACGTACAGCTCTGGCGTGTCTGGCCTTGAAAACGTGACAGTAGAGCTGTGTGTCAGAGCTGCCGGGATTGTGGGCGACGAAAGCAAACTGAGCGTCAGAGGGCCTGGCGATGGACAGCGAAACCCGCTGCAGAGCGTGGGCCATCAGAAGAGTCTGAGTGGATAAACGTGTTAACATTTTTGTCAGAAAAGTCCATTTCTATACGAAATCAACCAAGGCTAGATCTTACCGTCTCATCCTCGTTATAAACCTTCACTCCTTTAATAGAGAATTTCAGGGAGACGTAGCGCCGACGCTTGTAGCGCTATAGAGATGAATTCAACCACATGAGCGTACGATAAGTATAAGTattgatatttttaaaaaataaaatgaataccTTGAGGGACTTCAGCTGCAAATACAGCTTTTGAACTTGTTCATCCAAACAGCAGTCATCAACAGGAAATGAGCCGATGTACTAAACAAAAAGGAAGAATTATGTGACAATGTATGCCAAATATTTTAGAGGAGACTAACAAAAACCACCCTCATCAAGTTTGAGAAATAGATGTGTATGAACTTGTCATTAGGACTGGGCAATATGACAAAATAAGATCAAGATCACAGTGTTTTTCTTGGATACAAGAAAGAAAAATTGGGATGGACGATATGACAAAAATACCACGATATTTATTAACATTTCTACGATACAGGACGCATCACGATGCAAACTGCCAGcaaaacagttaaaaaaaaaaaaaagtactgaaatacTGAAcaggaagcgggggggggggggggggggggattgtcaAGATTCAACCATTTTACAGATGAGCAAATTCTAATCAGCTGTTTCCCATGTAATAAATACTTacatttaaatatatatttaataGATAAGCCTTTgtcacggggtggcacggtggtgtagtggttagcgctgtcgcctcacagcaagaaggtccgggttcgagccccgtggccggcgagggcctttctgtgcagagtttgcatgttctccccgtgtccgtgtgggtttcctccgggtgctccggtttcccccacagtccaaagacatgcaggttaggttaactggtgactctaaattgaccgtaggtgtgaatgtgagtgtgaatggttgtctgtgtctatgtgtcagccctgtgatgacctggcgacttgtccagggtgtaccccgcctttcgcccgtagtcagctgggataggctccagcttgcctgcgaccctgtagaacaggataaagcggctagagataatgagatgagccttTGTCGCAGGTACACTCAGCACAGActtgagcacagtgaaatttaacctctgcatttaacccatctgaagcagtgaacacacaagtgagcaacgagcacacagacgcacccagagcagtgggccactatgctacagtgcccggggagcagttgggagttaggtgccttgctcaagggcacttcagcccaacctcaagcCATAGCTGCCCCATGTTACCCTAatcacatgcctttggactgtgggggaaacccacgcaggcacagggagaacatgcaaactccacacagaaaggcccctagcggccagtgggctcaaacccagaaccttcttgctgtgaggtgaccgtgctaaccactacaccaccctgtgcGGCAATTATTGTAACTGCTGACAAACTGATATAGTATAAAAGGAATGAACATCAAAATGAGCTGCTGCTGTAAAATAAACCACTTCAGGATGCCGACAGTAACTCTGCTGTGTGCCAAAACCACTTTTCCTGGCAAGTGTTTTCTACGAGCTCGGTTTCCAAATCGAATCATGAAATGAACCCTTGCTAAACTGTGTTCTGGGGAAACCAGAGTGAAATCAGCTAGACATTTCCTAAAAGATACAAGGAAGATAGAGAAAGCGCTATTTTTAAAGCATTAAGAACAAAGAATATGAACAAACACATGAACACAATATATTcaccaaaaaaagttctatgcaaACAGAACATGAATAATAAGtgacaaattagttttttttttttttggaactcgttcctCACCTCAGCAGACCTGGTCACGGTCCCGTTCGCACCGTCCACTGTCTCTCCCATGCTCTTAGAGGATGTGCTTTGCCTTTAAACCTGATGACTATGGATAAAAGAAATATAGAATGACTAAAAACGCTGAGATTGTGTTTTAGTTCTATAAAGACACTCGTTTCAACTTAAATCTTCTGGGGTCACTTCATAACTCAGATTTAAGAAGGAATGTTGACTGACTGCCTTTTCtgagatcatccatccatccatccattatctgtagccgcttatcctgttctacagggtcgcaggcaagctgaccctggacaagtcgccaggttatcgcagggctgacacagacaaccattcacactcacattcacacctacggtcaatttagagccaccaattagcctaacctgcatgtctttggactgtgggggaaacccacacagacatggggagaacatgcaaactccacacagaaaggccctcgctggctgctgggctcgaacccaggctgtgaggcaacagtgcaaccactacaccactgtgccgcctttcTGAGATCATTGAAAGGCTTAATAATTAAGCCAGGATGTCTCATCTTCATACTGTACAAACACAGGATCTACAGGaagatttcaagtcaagtcatttatttgtatagcacatttaaaacagAAGTTGACCCAAAGTGCTTTCCAGAATGAGGCAGATGAAAAATTACCTTACaggtgtacagtgctcagcgtaaatgagtacaccgcctttgaaaagtaacattttaaacaatctcagtgaacacaatttccaaaatgttgaaaagacaaagtttaatataacatctgtttaacttataacccaatcgaacacctatgaggaattctgaagagacaagttgagcatgacTCTCCATCCaggcactaaaagaggtcattgttgaagaatggaaaaagattgatgttgcaaaatgtcaccaacttgttcattccatgcctagaagacttggtgctgtcattaaaaatcatggaggccatacaaagtactagatgtagtagtttttgttgtggggtgtactcatttttgcaccaccctaatttgagtaaaactgaaaaatgtgtaatccaagttatattattaaccttactttcacattataagttaaacagatgttatattaaactttgtcttgtcaacattttggaaattgtttgtgttcattgagagattgtttaaaaggttacttttcaaagggggtgcactcatttatgctcagcactgtatatggaTAAAGGAAAACAAGTTAAGCAGATCCCcgtggggaaaaacaaaaaataaataaatgaaataaaataaagtaaaataaataaaatccaattaaactcatctcattatctctagccgctttatcctgttctacagggtcgcaggcaagctggagcctatcccagctgactacgggcgaaaggcgggatacaccctggacaagtcgccaggtcatcacagggctgacacatagacacagacaaccattcacactcacattcacacctacgctcaatttagagtcaccagttaacctaacctgcatgtctttggattgtgggggaaaccggagcacccggaggaaacccacgccgacacggggagaacatgcaaactccgcacagaaaggccctcgccggcccgggggctcgaacccggaccttcttgctgtgaggcgacagcgctaaccactacaccaccctgccacctAGTAAAAtcatgattattaaaaaaaaataaattaagagTGGACTTGACAAAAACCATGGGGCCAACCTCAAACTGAACTAaaagcaagagaaaaaaaaatgtttttaaatgtgATTTAATAGGGTCAACGGTGGAACAGGACTTCATATGGGAtgctaattaataaataaataatgttaaagatgtattattttgaacacaccattaataaagaaaaaaaaaagcactttagtTTCAACTTGAGACATTTATTTAGACAAGCTTAGACAGGTCACATCATGAAATTCCTTTAAGCAGACATTTAGACCGCTCCTTTACAAATATTATTAAAAGATGTCTCATTCATATTACACAAGCAGGCAATACaatgcacactcattctcacactcatGGATTTGTCTAGACAGTATATGAAGCACCTCTAAAAGGCTCCACATGATCATTTTCTCCAAGTAAAGAAagttaaacatttaaaaaaaaaaatcactattgcaTCTGTATACTTTTTCAAACACCCAGTCACGTGACTGCTCTTATTACCCTGATTTAATTTGAGCTCCAGATGAAGAGTTCACCTCCACTGCCCAGGGTTCCTCAACTCACCATGCACAAGAAAACATTCCCAAATAAACCGAAAAACAGCTCCTAGTTACAGAATTACACAGTCGAAGGACCGAACTAGCTTCAAATCCACAAGTTCAAACCCGAACACCTTAAAAACCTGCCGCACCTGGAACACCTGAACATGTTCCTGAACCTCGCCCTCTCACTGCCACTCTGTTTCACTTTCAAGTGCACAATAATACAAATAAAGTGCTATAACTACGTCTTATTATCATTAAGCCATGAATACACAAACTTACACACAGCCCAAGGTTCCCAGCTGAGTCCACAGTCCACCGTTCCCAATCTGACTCACCTTATCGATTTGGCCCCGCCCATCACATTCCTTTGGCTGTAAGACACGCCTACTCTATATTATTCCCCCCTGTTCTTTCTGTTTAAACGGTTTATGATGCCTTCAAGTGCTCCCGGAATTGTTATAAAGACAGATTCACTACTATAAAAACACATTCTCCGaatgtcttcccccccccccccgccatttGATTTTCATTACTGTAAGATAGTTATGAGCTTTCAGACAATACTTCTGATcagaatatacaaccccgattccaaaaaagttgggacaaagtacaaattgtaaataaaaacggaatgcaatgatgtggaagtttcaaaattccatagtattttattcagaatagaacatagatgacatatcaaatgtttaaactgagaaaatgtatcatttaaagagaaaaattaggtgattttaaatttcatgacaacaccacatctcaaaaaagttgggacaaggccatgtttaccactgtgagacatccccttttctctttacaacagtctgtaaacgtctggggactgaggagacaagtcgctcaagtttagggataggaatgttaacccattcttgtctaatgtaggattctagttgctcaactgtcttaggtcttttttgtcgtatcttccattttatgatgcgccaaatgttttctatgggtgaaagatctggactgcaggctggccagttcagtacccggacccttcttctacgcagccatgatgctgtaattgatgcagtatgtggtttggcattgtcatgttggaaaatgcaaggtcttccctgaaagagacgtcgtctggatgggagcatatgttgctctagaacctggatatacctttcagcattgatggtgtctttccagatgtgtaagctgcccatgccacacgcactaattcaaccccataccatcagagatgcaggattctgaactgagtgctaataacaacttgggtcatccttctcctctttagtccgaatgacacggcgtccctgatttccataaagaacttcaaattttgattcgtctgaccacagaacagttttccactttgccactgtccattttaaatgagccttggcccagagaagacgcctgcacttctggatcgtgtttagatacggcttcttctttgaactatagagttttagctggcaacggcggatgacacggtgaattgtgttcacagataatgttctctggaaatattcctgagcccattatgtgatttccaatacagaagcatgcctgtatgtgatgcagtgccgtctaagggcccgaagatcacgggcacccagtatggttttccggccttgacccttacgcacagagattcttccagattctctgaatctttcgatgatattatgcactgtagatggtgatatgttcaaactctttgcaattttacactgtcgaactcctttctgatatggctccactatttgtcggcgcagaattagggggattggtgatcctcttcccctctttacttctgagagccgctgccactccaagatgctctttttatacccagtcatgttaatgacctattgccaattgacctaatgagttgcaatttggtcctccagctgttccttttttgtacctttaacttttccagcctcttattgcccctgtcccaacttttttgagatgtgttgctgtcatgaaatttcaaatgagccaatatttggcatgaaatttcaaaatgtctcactttcgacatttgatatgttgtctatgttcaattgtgaatacaatatcagtttttgagatttgtaaattattgcattctgtttttattgacaatttgtactttgtcccaacttttttggaatcggagttgtacttCTTATAAATTAGCCTGGAGTTTACTTTTAGTAATCACTCTGACTCACTGAAGGAAAGCACTAACAGGAAACACATCATGTATATTGACATTGAAATATTTCATGATTTTTTAATTTGGTGCTGTATTTTTGTTGCTCCTGTGAGAAGttagtggctgtgtgtgtgttgatgacgTCATAGAGGGATATTTGTGATTGCCAGCACAATGCTATTGAACacactttttgtttatcacataattccatgtgtTCTATATGTTGTTTTATTCTGCagtggagaaaatggtcaaaatacagaaaaacctatgaatgagtaggagtgtacaaacttttgattagTATGTGTGTAAATTACTTAAGGATTcaatttacattttaaaaatcgacctcttccctttgttcatgacacatcttgtattcactgtctgtgcacttttgttttgttttattgtacagcctttgtgttggtagaataaaaaaaatgaataggAGGAAAGAACAAACaaattggggcggcatggtggtgtagtggtgagcgctgtcgcctcacagcaagaaggtccgggttcgagccccgtggccggcgagggcctttctgtgtggagtttgcatgttctccccatgtccgcgtgggtttcctccgggtgctccggtttcccccacagtccaaagacatgcaggttaggttaactggtgactctaaattgaccgtaggtgtgaatgtgagtgtgaatggttgtctgtgtctatgtgtcagccctgtgatgacctggcgacttgtccagggtgtatcccgcctttcgcccttagtcagctgggataggctccagcttgcctgcgaccctgtagaacaggataaagcagctagagataatgaaatgaaaacaaacaaatcttaAACAACCTCAAACATAAATGACAACAATCAGGTTTTGCTATTAGCTCCTAAAAGGTAAAAATTAATAATTAAATGTTCATGTTTTTAAGTCATTAGCATGCACATtagt belongs to Neoarius graeffei isolate fNeoGra1 chromosome 26, fNeoGra1.pri, whole genome shotgun sequence and includes:
- the sh2d5 gene encoding SH2 domain-containing protein 5 is translated as MGETVDGANGTVTRSAEYIGSFPVDDCCLDEQVQKLYLQLKSLKRYKRRRYVSLKFSIKGVKVYNEDETTLLMAHALQRVSLSIARPSDAQFAFVAHNPGSSDTQLYCHVFKARHARAAQFLNLLLCRSFQLCYLEKHPDEAEADKSSGKKPARTPSLLNHGFPLSVSALVSFRRAPTQGLLPVKTSEVSLKPRKESASSAEDAIVTSPTLVRKQAIRDKVLRSGAYRSFTYTPVKQRHLQERLNALQDKGQDSGPVSSARAPSLAETEEALAHAVWSWAGISSDNSSSLLAEDVLGSYLLCPHPKDPSVQSLLIRFPSGLVNLAIKTSSNGRLYLENCRVRFEGLAALIEHYTLTREELEVPLSCTRVNHCYEWEESKVQVKRLPQRKNTKNQAWV